The Meriones unguiculatus strain TT.TT164.6M chromosome 3, Bangor_MerUng_6.1, whole genome shotgun sequence genomic sequence tgattcttgtctggcaagcatctattggtcaaaatgctgtaTTTTGAATTGATTAGCTATatgaaggtccccaaaccattaatgatctggtgtccctccctaggggggatGGTCCACtttcctagcaattgtatctctagtgagtgggaaaagaatgcagtatggcAGGTATTACTAGACCTCTCCACCcacttagttcaggccttaaatattaataatagctgttaatttttaatcttttggtctctcagcatatcagaagccattttatcttcaagtctccattttgattgtaaggtgaaattaagacCAAATTCTCAATCCCTCCATGCTTGACACCagaatacaattcaatagttcctACTTGCTGTTTAGAATCAAACAATAGATgacaaatgcatgttctgcttgtgttAAAGATCACAACATTTTGCTATATTCCTTATTTCCACACAGCTGGAAAGCACTTATGACATTccctaccctaatcctagccAATTAGCTTAAAGTGCTTTGCCTCGCCTCCTAGATACAATGCCATACACTTGGGACATAATCGATTATGTTTATctggtcaaaatgatgtaatctgAGTGTGGTGTTGGAATGGTCACTGTGTGGCTATATCTGAGGTAATAACATTATTAATTGATGTAAGTCTCTGAGTAGctaccaaacaaaaagattggcaAAGCATGAAGCTAAGCTCTTGATTGCAGAGTAGACAAGTAAGTGTATATTTTAGGAACAGGTTAACACTTCCTGCACCCTGCTGACTCCCACTCTGAACCATGGTGGTCACAAATGTATAAACACAGCCAGGGTAGTTGGCTCATATAGTAATCCTCCcagcaggaaggctgaggcaggaggatccctgtgaattgGAATTCTAAATTAACCTTACTTACAgaacaatgttgtcagaacacaatTCAAAAACAAGGACAACAAGAGCAAATAGAAGAGTAAATGAATAAGCAAGCAAATCAAAATTCAAGGTTCAGGAATTAGTATGTGTTCTCATGATTTTTATCCTATTCTTGGTTGTGTTTGCATTGACACTGGATGCTTGATACAATCTAGAGAATGGGAAAACCCAAGGTGGGATTAAGTGTGTGGACTCAAATATGCAAGCAGATGGCAGCTTGTGGTTGGTAGGTGGGGCTGAAATAGGGAGGGGCTGGCAGGGTGGTATATAAAGGCTTAATGGGAGACAGAGGAGTCATTCCCTCAGTGACTTGAAGACTGTTCTGACAGCCTGGCTCTGCTGGGATCCAGAGACCCTGTGCTTATCAGTGCTCAGAAGAGGTAAATCACTTTGATCCAAAGGACCAGGGCTCCTGAAACAGAGAGATTAGGCCCAAGATGGggaagtcatttatttattcatttgtttatttatttacttacttaagtttctaaagccttttttctggatgtatatgatttaaaactacttttaaaatttgcaatatttttattgattattgggcaatttcacgtcattgaaccctgagcacactcacttcccagttcaCACAGGTCAACCTCCCCAAATTCcaccaatcaaaaaaaaaaatcactttgtgTGGCCAATACACTTACTGGAACATGCTCAAAGTTCAGGTGGCCAGCCTCTTGAAGAATCACAAGTTCTTCCCTACCTGCCCCCAGTCAGGAACCATCCACTGAAGAGTGTTAAACTTCTGCATCCTTACCACGCGATGTTGAAaagttctctttgatggctttCTGTGACAGTATTTTTCATTCCTGTCTCCTCATATGAACCTGCTAAAGACAAGGTTTAGATTTAAATTCATATTCTTGACACAACTTTAATTAATACAGGATGCAGTATCAACCCCATTTCCAGGATCTTCTCAGTTTTTTCACAGGCGGTttccatgttttagaaaaattatggGTAGGATGGGTGTGTCAACCTCCCATGTTCTGTTGTCCCAGGTCTTGAGACATGATCTATGTCTGGTTTGCACACAAAGATGGTATTCAGCTTTCAGACTACAGGGGACCCCTGCCCAATGGGGATGTGATTGAGTGGGGCATTGGTAAGGGTTGGATGGAACACTGGGGaatgtgtaatcttggctgtgcTTCTCAGTGAGGGAGATTCACTTTGAGACCTCCTATGAGGACAATGGCTTAAGCTGATGTCTCCACCATCATCAAAGCAGTAACTCTGACTTTGAGTGTTTTTTCTAATAGTGAGGGGCTTTTCTAAACTGGATTGTGACAATGTATTCTCCCCTAAATGCCTCCCCAGGATCCTTCTGACTGAAGACCTTCCAGGATGAGTGCTCAGACACCACCCACACTCCTGAAGCtggcaaggcaggctctgctgagagatGAGACCTTGGACATGTCAGCTCTGGACAAACTGCCCATGGAGCTCTTGCCAGCACTGTTCAAGGAGGCCTTGACTGGCAGACACACTACAACTGTGAAGGCAATGGtggcagcctggcctttcccctgtctccctgtggggGCACTGATGAAGACCCCTTACTTGGAAACCTTCAAGGCAGTTCTATCAGGAGTAGATACATGGCTGCAAAGAAAGTTTCACCCCAGGTAAGCAATAAGCAAGTTCTGTGGAATGGAGCCTATGGATAAGAGGGAAGATATTGTGGGGTCAGGgagaatggcttcttcttgagagTATCAGAGGCTCCTGATTGATCATTGGATAGAGATACAGGGCGTTTGGAAGCTGTTCTTTGCTTGTGCTAAGGACTGTTGCCTATATCAGAGCTTGGAGCAGATGTAGCCACACAGGAAAATGAGCAATCCCTGGCCTGCCCCAATCAGTAGTAATGGGACTAAGGGGAAACTGAGTTACTTAGATCAAGGAAAGTTACCAGGGCTATCTGTGCAGCAAAGGGAAAGCTTCTGCAGGGTGGGAAGTGGCTGATGAAAAAACACCCACCTTGGCAGGAGTTAGAGCTGAGTTTAGAGATGTGGAGGAAATGCTGAGTCAGTGTGgggtcttgccatgtagctgaCACTTGACATGTTTTACCCACAGGAGGGGAAAACTTCAGGTTCTTGACCTGAGGAAGAAGCACCATGAATTCTGGAGCATATGGACTGGTGAAGAGGATGGTGACTGCTCAGCAGAGACCCCAGATGAGCAGCAAGTAGTGAAGGTCCTTCCCAGATATGCACTGAGGCGGTGCCTGAAGGTGGTAGCTGACCTTTGCCTCAGGCCACGTGTAGATGAAGAACAAACATGCTTCTTGCAGTGGGCCCAGCAGAGAAAGGACTCCATCCAGTTCTGCTGTCCACAAATGACTATCTGGGCTCAGCCTATCCACGTTATTAAAGAGGTCCTGAATGTTTTTCATCCAGAGCATATCCGAGAATTCGAACTGAACACACACTGGAATGTGTTTATGCTGGCAGACTTTGCTCCTTGCCTGGGCCAGATGAGAAATCTTCACAAACTCTTACTGTCACCCATCTCCAAGAATGTCTTCAAGATTAGCAACAGGACAACAGACAGGGAAGACAAGTGTATCCACAAGTTCATTTCTCAGTTCTCCAGATTCAACTGTCTTCAGCACCTCTCCTTAAAGAGTGTCTACTTTCTCAGAGACCGCATCAATCAGCTCCTCAGGTAAGGAAGGATAGAGAGCTGTGTCAGCTACCAGAGCTGACCTTTCTATTTAGTTTTAAGGATTAGTCATTTATGAGGCCTGCACATCAGTGGGAACAAACACTTAGGCCTCTAGAATACACAAGTTATATGTTGTTTCTATGTATATTGAATCAGTGTGTCAAGTAAGCTATCAAGAATCAGAAGACTGAAGGTCAGCTTCAGTAAGGATGGGATGTAATTCTTGGAATGGTGCCCACCCAATCCAATggaaagggaacaggaaggggAGAGTGTAGTGAGGAATTGGTGGACTCACAAGCACAGTGGTTGAGGCgagctctgaactcaggtctgtgAGATCAGCATCAGCCTCCCCAAATTTCCCATGGGTGACAGGTTTTGAGCTTAAGTAGAGATGAGTGCCTGGGACAATGGGGATAGTGAGGATGTTAAATTACTACAAGTGTGACTGTGCAGACTGATGGAATATAGAGTGCAGTGAGCACACAAGAAGTGTCCCTAGAGCCTGCCAGGACTTTCATGGTTTGGAACTccgtatgtgtgttttcagggcttatGGGCTGAAATGGTTTTGTGCTTGAGAGTAAGGCCAAGAGAAGAAATGTCAGTTTGTTTTGATAGAGGAGATTCCAACAGGAAGCATCTAAAATGATGCCCTTGAATCTACCTCGGGTCACTGGGCTGCTTCTACCTCTGTGTAAATCCCATCCTATACTCTCCAACATCATTTTCCAGAACTAACCTCCTGGTCTATATCCCTAGATGCCTGATGACCCCGTTGGAGACCCTGTCCATGACTTACTGTGACATTTCACAGGTAGACCTGAACTACTTCTCTGAGTGTTCAAAGCTCTTTGAGCTGAAACATCTGGACATGAAAGGTGTGCCCTTAAAGGCTTTGGAACTTATGCCTCTCCGAGTCCTCCTAGAGAAGGTGGCAGACACTTTGCAGTCCCTGGACTTGAAATGTTGTAGGATGAAGGACTCTCATCTCACTGTGCTCATACCTGCCCTCAGCAAGAGCTCCCAGCTGGCCAAGGTCAATTTCTATTGCAATGACTTCTCCATGCCCATCCTGAGGAACCTTTTGCAGCACACAGCCAACTTGAGcaagatgaatgtggaaaagTACCCTGCCCCTCTTGAGTGCTATGATGACTTCGGTTATGTCTCCACAGAAAGATTTGCCCAACTATGTGCTGAGCAAATAGATAGACTCAGGGCCATACGGCAGCCCAAGTGCATCTCCTTTGCTACACATATGTGCCCTAGATGTGGAGAGCGCTGTGTCTATGGCGTGGGATTCCGACTGTGTCTTTGCCAGAGGAGGCAGCGGTGAATAGAGAAACCTAACTTCTGCATTTGAAGCAGTGGGAGGCTTGGGACACATCTCTCATTTTGGATGTCCAGAGCTTGTGGCTTCAGGCTCTGTTCAAGTTTAGAATCCAAATGATGTTTGCTGAGTTGGATATAGGAGACAGCAGGTAACATTGAGAACAATGGGACTTTGGGAACAGGGGTTTTGATGAGTCAGAAAGAAAGTTTTGCCTTTATAAGTAAGTTCTGTCAGGACGGGGTAGCCAGCGGCCTTGTCCTGCAACTGTAAACCTGGATGTTCTACCTCCTGGCTATTGTTTCAGTTATCACCCTCATTGCCATGATCTGGAGGGTTCCATGACACAATGGATGGAAaaacactgatatatatatatagattgaGTGAGACAAAGTTCCTGGCCAATTTGGCATCCATAAAAATGACAATTTCGGTGACACTTCTTTCATTCATGTCCTTTTCCTGCCTGCACAAGAGTTACAAATGTCTTGTGTGGTTCTTTCACATGCTCTAAAACTTAAAGCTAAAGTGAGCAACATAGACACAGCTCCTGTGAATATGAAGGGGGTATTAATGGATCACAGACAATTAATATCCAGTACACTCAGGCCATAAGGCACCATGGACCCATGAGAGGTgactgaagagaaggagaagacaatACAGGAAAGAGTGAACAGGCTTTTCAATGCTTATTTTCCTTCCAGTCTTAAAACCTAGTTTCCTTTTTAGTTGAAAGCCTCATGTACTCCGGGCTAACCTTGATCTTGTTTGGGTGAGACTATAACCATAAACCAATACATCCATCCCGCATGCCACATGTCTCTAGGACCATATTCCTGTGGACTCCCAAACTCTATGAAGTAGCCATAGTGTATATAAAGGTGTCTGATACCACATAAGTCCCTGTcctgcagaaaatattttatttacaaaagatgtttattttatgtcttcAGTTGTGGTCTCTATATTGATGTatataagaagaaaaatctccCTTGTTCTAGCCATTATATGCCCTGTATTTTCTGTATAATAAGATATCAATAAAATGATATATTTCTCAATTGTTTTCTTCTCCATTGAATTATGTATTGAACACCtagaacatgtttttgttgttgttgttgttgttgttgtcgtcagCAACAACCATTTATTAAAACCATAGTTGAAAAAGAATTGTGGGTAGTGAACTCTGAGGTGGTTTTACCTATGATGTGTTTGTAATTATTTCAGAGTCAGGGGTGCCTTTCAAAATTATTACCATAGTTATTCATaagaatttatagaagaaagtcaaataaaatacaatggattatttctcaGAATGATAGGAAccatatttcccccttttcaatattactttttaatttattacaatttcttcactttttatcccagctgtagctctcccCCTTGTCCTctcacaatcctaccctccctgcctcttctcctgtcttgcccattccctagtccactgataggggaggtctgcctccccttccacctgaccctagcctattaggtctcatcaggactgccagcattttcttcctctgtggcctagtatggCTGCCCCCCTACCCAGCAGGGGAGGTAGTCATAGAGTCAggtactgagtttatgtcagagacagcccttgttcctcttactaggaggcccatttgaagactgaaatgccatggactatatctgtgcaagggttctaagattatctccatgaatggtttgtggttggagtataagtctcagaaaagccctctgggcccagattttgtggttctgttgttctccttgtggagcaccagttccctccaggtctttctatctcccccttctttcataaaatccccttcactctgcccaaagtttggctatgagtctcagcatctctttaataccctgctgtgtagaacctttcagaggccctctgtggaacgctcctgtcctgttccctttttcctccctcttccaatgtcaatccaatttgcctttctaaatgaggattaatcatctttcctagggtcctccttccttagcttctttaggtgtacagattttagtatggttatcttatattatatgtctattatccacttataagtaagtatataccatgtgtatctttctgctactgggatagctcactgaggatgatctttcctagttcccaccatatgcctgcaaatttcttgatttccttgtgtttaattgctgggtagtattccattgtgtaaatgtaccacaatatctgtatccattcctcaactgaggggcattggggttgtttccagattctgactatcacaaataaatctaaatgtccttcaggtagcactattcccagttgtctgagaaagcaccaggttgatttccaaaatggttgtacaagtctcccgcatgtgttctcacttgagtttttcatcttaactattctgatgggtgtaaggtgaactctcagggtcgttttgatttgcatttccctgaagactaaggatgtcgagcatttctttaagtgtttctctgccattcagtattcctctattgagaattctctgtttagctctgtaccccatttcataattggattacttgattgtttgctgtttaacttcttgagagttctttatatattctggatactagccctctgtcagatttaaggttggtgaaaatcttttcccaatctgtaggctgtcattttgttatgatgacagtatcctttgctttacagcagcttttcaatatcatgaggtcccatttattgattgttggtcttagagcctgtgctgtttgtgttctgttcagggagttgtctcctgtgccaatgagttctaggctcttccccacttttcttgtaactgatttagtgtgtctggttttaggttgaagtctttgatccacttcaactttagttttgtgcatggtgatatatatggatctatttttatttttctgcctgcAGACATCCAGGTaagccagcaccatgtgttgaagatgctgtctttttcctttgcatggattttgcatctttgtcaaaaatcaggtttccataagtatgtgggtttgtCTCTGAGCCttttattccattccattgatcctccaatctttctctgtcagcaccatgcagtttttattactgatgtCCTACAGTATAGGTCAGGATCATGGATAGAGACACCTCCAGAcactcttttattgtagaggaactttttttttttattctgcttttcttctattctatgtgaatttgagaatttttctttcaaggtttgtaaagaattgtgttggtaatttgatgggaattgcattgaatctctagtttgcttttggaaagatggccacTCTTACTGTGTTAATCATGCCAAGGCAGAACATgattttcgttttttttttttttcatagaagttatttatgtttattttgtgagattgctgttttgactgcatgtatgtctgtgtgaagttgTTGGagtctggaacaggagttacagacagttgtgagctgtcctttGAGTgcagtgaattgaactcaggtcctcttcaagagcattcagtgctcttaaccactgagtcatctctccagcctcctgcctccttttGTAGTATGAAGCTTCTCCCTGTCAAGCTCCCATTCTTGGTGGCATCATGTCTAGACAATGTGCCACGCTAGTCCTTCCTAATTTCTTCTTAAGGTTTACATAGTAGAGGCTGGAgtaatggctcagcacttaagggcactagctgctcttccagagaccccaggttcacttcccagcacaaGAAGACAGCCCAGAACTGTGTGtgatccagttccaggggatccaacacttccacagagaCTTACATactggcaaaacaccaatgcacataaaatacaaggtAATTAGTTATatcaaaaattcaaaaacatatttatgtaatgtttaaactatttctttttaacagcTTTAAGTTGGTATgatggtgcgtgcctttaatcccagcactgggagaggcaaaggtagacagatttctgtgagacTGAGcatagcttggtctacagaagaaaccctgtctcaaacaaaacacaaaaaaatagaggaaaaaaaaaaaagacaaaacaaacagttATTGTCTGTGCACCATGGAGAATTATATGTATCTTCTGGAGGTGAGAACTTAGCTTCAGAAAATGGGGTTGCAGTcatttgagagctgccatgtggatgctgggaaatggaccTGGCTCCTCTGTAAGAGCTGTCAGTGCTCTGGACCACTTAGTCATTGCTCCAGGCCTTTTTCACTGctcttcatttattgaaaatagatatatatattttttgtacaCTACATTCTGGTTATGGCTTTTTGTCCACTAGCTCTTCTGTGACTCTCCCTACATTCTCTTTCATTCCAATCAacactctcttcttttccctaAGAAGACAAAGGAtccagggggttggagagatggctcagtggttaagagcactgtttattcttccagaggtcctgggttcaattcccagcaaccacatgtataatgtgatctgatgtcctcttctctcatgcagatgtacatgcagaggagcactcacatacataaaataattaaatcttcaaaaagggagagagagagagaccaggtttggtggtacacacctttaatcccagcacccaggaggcagattcaggagatctctgtaagttgagtggagcatggtctacaaagtgagttccaggacagctagagttacacagagaaaccatgccttgaaacaccaacacacaaacacactaacaggAATAgaagtataagaaaataaaacaaaaacaaatcagaataggaGAATACGAAGAAACCAACAAACACATAATCCAAGGATAAAGCACGAGGAGTTGGTACTcttatgtaatcccagcactcaggggtgcAGAaccaggcagttctctgtgagtttgaggtcagcctgaggcCAGGACAGAAAAGGGTATACAAAagcagccctgtcttgaaaaacaaagaaaacaaaaaagcataagTCATATACATGTAGGTGCaggacacttacacacacacacacacatacacaccatgaaTCCCGAAATAACACAAAATTggctttctctgcttcatttttttccccttccttcatctctgatatttctttttaaggAGGCCACCCGCCATGctactatttcttctttcttctcactcttcttcccctttccactccttactcaaaaacaaaaactaaataaagaaataaaaaataaaacaacaacaacaacaaaaaacacccacaGACTTGGTAGACAAACTAACAAGCAAAGGTccaataatataaaaagtaaagaaaaattctgaGAAAACATTATGAGACCAACAACCTCCAACGATGCCACTGCGTTCATTTTGTGTAGGCATCGACATTTGGTCACTGGGCCTGTTGATCAGAGTGGGGTTTGTATCCTCAGGGAGACTCCATTTGAGGGAACTCAATTCCCATTTGCCATAGCTTATCTCTAGCTTCTGGGTTAAGGATGGGAGCTTCTGTCCACTCCTCTCCACATTGACACCTCATGTGGtatagacccatgcaggccctgttcatgctgcctcagtctctctggattcatatgtgcattcttcttctgggtttaagaaggcctggtttccttggtgtcttccattccatctggttctcacagtctttcttcctcctcttccacagggttccctgatcCCTGAGGAGAGGATTTGACACAGATGTCCAATTATTACAGAGTATGTCAAGATTTCCTCTTTCTatcttcatctttctctctccatttgtgttgtatgtgtgtgtgtgtgtgtttgtgtgcctgttcaCATGAATGTAATTGTGCTCATTAAATCCAGGAAAGGTCAGCATTCAAGTTGTTGTTGAAATTTCAACTTACCACCATATGTGCTGGACACTGATCTTGGGCATTCTGCAATACCAGGGTGTTCCCCTAACCCCTGAACTTCTCTCCCTGTCCAGTGATCCTCCCTTTCTGAAATCCAACCCAACTTCCTGAAAATGTCCTGTGGCATTTCCCTCCCTGATACACCTGTGAAATGTTGTGAGAAAGTGTAGTCCAATCCAGGCTGTTTCAAACTTCGTATTGTAGCTGAAggtgacactgaacttctgaACCCTTTTCTACTCAAACTCTCACattctgggaatacaggcatgttcCCACAAGTATAGAACGTGTCTCGATGTCACCTATGGTTTTGTGAATGCCAAGCAAGGATTGCACTACCTGAGTTCCAGCTACAGAAAGCTCTGTCAAATATTGTTATGACCTGCTTGAACTCTATAGCCCCTCTCTAGAAACCTACCCTCGTTGATAGCATGACTGTGTCTCCTCTGTTAACACTTGCTGtcacctttagcatatcagaagccatgttGTCTTTAAATCTCCATTttgattgtaaggtgaaattaagaccaagttctcaggcCCTCCATGCCTGACACCAGAATACAATTCAGCAGTTCCTACTTGCTGTTTAGAATCAAACAATAGATgacaaatgcatgttctgcttgtgttAAAGATCACAACAGCCTGGTATGTTTCTTACTCTCTGAAAGCTGAAAAACCCTCAAGAGCTATACTAAATCCCAGCCAGTTAGCTAAAAGTGCTTTGTCTACCCTCCTAGATATACTTGGAACAAAACAGATTAGTTTTGTGtcttctggaggtcagaagttttcttcaaaaaattgatttgcagatatttgagagctgccatgtggatgctgggaaatggaaaTGGCTCATTGTTAAGAAAGCCAGTGCTTTTGACTGCTCAGTCATTGCCTCAGGTATTTTCAGTGctcttcatttattgaaaatagattttttttcatacaatacattctgattatgGCGTCTTGTCAACCAGGTCCTCTGTGATCCTCCCCACCTTTCCTTCCATCCCAATTTacactctcttttcttccctaagtagAAAAACAGGTATTTGAAGAATAATAATAAGGATCCAGGTcaaaggagagatggctcactggttaagagcactgtttgtttaTCCggtagtcctgggttcaatttccagccaaCGTATGTATAATgtgatctgctgtcctcttctatcctgcagatgtacatgcagagatgcactcacatacacaataattaaatcttaaaaagtggagagagagggagggagccaggtgtggtgatacacacctttaatcccagcactcaggaggcagagtcaggagatctctgagttgagtCCAGCAtgtgctacaaagtgagttccaggaaagccagagttacagagagaaaccatgttttgaaagtccaacaaaaaacatagaaacagaaaaagaattataagaaaataaaacaaaaacaaacaaattggaataggagaaaataaacaaaccaacaaaggaaaaaaattctagaatAGATCTTGAGGAGGTGGGCACAGTGATACTCTTttgtaatcctagccctcagggagacagagacatgcagatccctgtgagtttaaagccagtctgatccagggcagtcaaggctacacagagaagccgtgTCTTAAAAAAAGTATGAGTCACATAGATGCAGATAGAGGACACTTTCGCACATAAACAAATCCCGTGAAAACATAAAACTGGctttctctgcatcagtttctttccacctccctcctctttgttgtttatctcTCAGGGGGTGGGGCACCATACCAttctcccatttctcctctccACTCACTCTTCTTCCCAATTCTTCTCCTTatacaaaaacaataaataaataaataacaataaacaacaataacagaaaaccaCA encodes the following:
- the LOC132652885 gene encoding PRAME family member 8-like is translated as MSAQTPPTLLKLARQALLRDETLDMSALDKLPMELLPALFKEALTGRHTTTVKAMVAAWPFPCLPVGALMKTPYLETFKAVLSGVDTWLQRKFHPRRGKLQVLDLRKKHHEFWSIWTGEEDGDCSAETPDEQQVVKVLPRYALRRCLKVVADLCLRPRVDEEQTCFLQWAQQRKDSIQFCCPQMTIWAQPIHVIKEVLNVFHPEHIREFELNTHWNVFMLADFAPCLGQMRNLHKLLLSPISKNVFKISNRTTDREDKCIHKFISQFSRFNCLQHLSLKSVYFLRDRINQLLRCLMTPLETLSMTYCDISQVDLNYFSECSKLFELKHLDMKGVPLKALELMPLRVLLEKVADTLQSLDLKCCRMKDSHLTVLIPALSKSSQLAKVNFYCNDFSMPILRNLLQHTANLSKMNVEKYPAPLECYDDFGYVSTERFAQLCAEQIDRLRAIRQPKCISFATHMCPRCGERCVYGVGFRLCLCQRRQR